Proteins encoded by one window of Erythrobacter sp.:
- a CDS encoding YihA family ribosome biogenesis GTP-binding protein, translating to MTEEEQELAEEARRLFSGRVEFLLSAPQLKFLPGADYPEVAFCGRSNVGKSSLINALTGRKSIARASVTPGRTQELNFFEVGDPTQFRLVDMPGYGFAKAPLKVAEKWRSLVRTFLRGRVVLKRTMVLVDSRHGLKESDRDMMAMLDQSAVGYRLVLTKADKIKASELEETTAKVVEEARKHPAAYPQVHVTSAEKGMGLDELRAAILQDVRQ from the coding sequence GTGACCGAGGAAGAGCAGGAACTGGCGGAAGAAGCGCGGCGGCTGTTTTCGGGGCGGGTGGAATTCCTGCTCTCCGCGCCGCAGCTGAAATTCCTGCCGGGAGCCGATTACCCGGAGGTCGCCTTTTGCGGGCGTTCCAATGTCGGCAAGAGCTCGCTTATCAACGCGTTGACCGGGCGCAAGTCGATTGCCCGCGCTTCGGTGACGCCGGGGCGGACGCAGGAATTGAATTTCTTTGAAGTCGGCGACCCCACCCAGTTCCGGCTGGTCGACATGCCTGGCTATGGATTTGCCAAAGCCCCACTCAAGGTTGCCGAGAAGTGGCGCAGCCTGGTGCGCACTTTCCTGCGCGGGCGCGTGGTGCTCAAGCGGACGATGGTGCTGGTGGACAGCCGCCACGGTCTGAAGGAATCGGACCGTGACATGATGGCGATGCTGGATCAGTCGGCGGTCGGTTATCGGCTGGTGCTGACCAAGGCCGACAAGATCAAGGCCAGCGAGCTTGAAGAAACCACCGCAAAGGTGGTCGAAGAAGCGCGCAAACATCCCGCCGCCTATCCGCAAGTCCATGTAACCAGTGCCGAAAAGGGCATGGGCCTGGACGAATTGCGCGCCGCCATCTTGCAGGATGTCCGGCAGTAG